One window of the Salvia miltiorrhiza cultivar Shanhuang (shh) chromosome 6, IMPLAD_Smil_shh, whole genome shotgun sequence genome contains the following:
- the LOC130988782 gene encoding uncharacterized protein LOC130988782: protein MAPKPQFPPVPPHEDQSSPYYLSSSDNPGVQLVTQQLNGSNYVNWNRSMMTALMAKNKLAFVDGTIDRPQPTEAIYSQWLRCNSMVVSWLRNSVVPDISSSLMYLDDASLIWNDLKDRFAQGNVARVYQLKQQLLTLKQGSDDVGAYYTKLRILWDEYKDFQPSRWCTCDTCRCHSSRKWCEFQMQECSMQFLIGLSSVYSQIRSQIISSLPFPSLSKIFALVLQEERQRSIDSVSTSAPPIISEMPGSIINAAGIGRGKGGKGKFLCTNCGKTNHTVDKCFEIIGYPPGYGKGKGKSTGFSSNGARSVNQLSAADNTPSHQSTTLSTADMAQMISYLQSQMQVAGSMTTSAPTMNDVKTHGHNSTSAGASPPFSGSFSGDCDWEG, encoded by the exons ATGGCCCCTAAGCCGCAATTTCCTCCTGTTCCACCACATGAAGATCAGTCCAGCCCCTATTATTTGTCCAGCAGTGACAATCCTGGTGTGCAGCTGGTCACACAACAACTCAACGGATCCAATTATGTGAATTGGAATCGCTCCATGATGACGGCACTAATGGCGAAGAACAAACTTGCGTTTGTTGATGGTACCATCGATCGACCGCAACCGACTGAAGCGATCTATTCTCAGTGGCTCCGATGCAATAGCATGGTTGTTTCATGGTTGCGCAACTCTGTCGTGCCTGATATTAGCTCAAGTCTTATGTATCTCGATGATGCTTCTCTAATTTGGAACGATTTGAAAGATCGTTTTGCTCAAGGGAATGTTGCTCGAGTTTATCAACTCAAACAACAACTTCTCACCCTAAAGCAGGGGTCTGATGATGTAGGAGCTTACTATACCAAGCTCCGCATTCTCTGGGATGAATACAAGGATTTTCAGCCCTCACGTTGGTGCACTTGCGATACTTGTCGATGCCATAGCTCGCGCAAATGGTGTGAATTCCAGATGCAAGAGTGCTCAATGCAATTTCTCATTGGATTAAGTTCTGTTTATTCGCAGATTCGATCTCAGATTATCTCTTCTCTTCCTTTTCCTTCCTTGTCAAAGATTTTTGCATTGGTTCTTCAGGAAGAGAGGCAGAGGTCTATTGATTCTGTATCAACTTCAGCACCTCCTATTATCAGTGAAATGCCTGGATCTATAATTAATGCAGCAGGTATTGGTCGTGGCAAAGGAGGTAAGGGCAAGTTTCTTTGTACTAACTGTGGAAAAACTAACCATACAGTGGATAAGTGCTTTGAGATCATAGGCTATCCACCAGGATATGGCAAAGGCAAAGGGAAATCTACTGGTTTTTCTTCTAATGGTGCTCGATCTGTGAATCAGCTGAGTGCTGCTGATAATACACCTTCACATCAGAGCACTACTTTATCTACTGCAGATATGGCTCAGATGATATCCTATTTGCAAAGTCAGATGCAAGTAGCTGGATCTATGACTACTTCCGCTCCTACTATGAATGATGTGAAGACTCATGGTCATAACTCCACCTCTGCTGGTGCAAGTCCTCCATTCAGTG GGAGCTTCTCAGGGGATTGTGATTGGGAAGGGTAG
- the LOC130988767 gene encoding protein trichome birefringence-like → MADIAKYAPINGGTLVSYLKTNLSIFRTRKTISFAYALIFISIAFTIFLAFTPSSSSSSPWFADINTLTNSSTPPSLSSTLSDAPYRSHFSSIVFYFFPNSSSPPPADTPDSINNAEVSHQLEALEPINNQTQLNPKQTELPKSNQSTIANSASLVKNSISFPTKDGEVDYAKVSDELSVCDLFDGNWVRDESYPLYEPGSCSLIDEQFNCFLNGRPDHGYLKHKWKPKACTLPRLNGSHMLEMLRGKRLVFVGDSLNRNMWESLICILKSSVKDQKKVYEVSGRQYFRSEASYSFLFEDYNCTVEFFVSPFLVQEWEFVEKNGTKKETLRLDLVSSFADKYKDADVLLFNTGHWWTHDKTSKGQDYYQEGSHVYSELNVLEAFHRAITTWGRWIDANVDPRKSLVFFRGYSASHFSGGQWNSGGQCDNETEPIKNDAYLSPYPDKMSVLERVFRGMKTSVGYMNVTKLTDYRKDAHPSIYRKQQYTEEEKRSPLTFQDCSHWCLPGVPDAWNEILYAELLVKLNQKQQPQSHKRA, encoded by the exons ATGGCGGATATAGCGAAGTACGCACCCATCAACGGCGGAACTCTCGTCTCCTACTTGAAAACCAACCTATCAATATTCAGAACTAGGAAAACCATCTCCTTCGCATACGCCCTCATCTTCATCTCCATCGCCTTCACCATCTTCCTCGCCTTCACCCCCTCCTCCAGCTCCTCCTCTCCATGGTTCGCCGACATTAACACTCTCACCAACTCCTCAACTCCTCCCTCTCTATCTTCAACCCTCTCCGACGCCCCCTACCGCTCCCATTTTTCCTCAATTGTCTTCTATTTCTTCCCCAATTCTTCTTCTCCACCGCCCGCCGACACCCCCGATTCGATTAACAATGCAGAGGTTTCTCATCAACTTGAAGCCTTGGAGCCGATCAATAATCAGACTCAATTGAATCCGAAACAAACTGAATTGCCGAAGAGTAATCAGAGCACGATTGCGAATTCGGCTTCTCTGGTTAAGAATTCAATTTCTTTTCCGACCAAGGACGGAGAAGTAGATTACGCGAAGGTGTCGGATGAATTGTCGGTCTGTGATCTGTTTGATGGGAATTGGGTGAGGGATGAGTCTTACCCTTTATACGAACCCGGTTCTTGCTCTTTGATAGATGAACAGTTCAACTGTTTCCTCAATGGCAGGCCTGATCATGGGTACCTTAAGCATAAATGGAAGCCTAAAGCCTGCACTTTGCCGAG GTTGAATGGAAGTCATATGTTGGAAATGTTGAGAGGGAAACGGCTGGTTTTTGTTGGTGATTCTCTAAATAGGAATATGTGGGAATCTCTCATTTGCATTCTGAAGAGCTCTGTGAAAGATCAAAAGAAAGTGTATGAAGTTTCTGGGAGGCAATATTTTCGAAGCGAAGCTTCTTATTCGTTTTTATTTGAA GACTACAACTGCACGGTTGAGTTCTTCGTGTCTCCTTTCTTGGTTCAAGAATGGGAATTCGTTGAAAAGAATGGGACTAAGAAGGAAACGCTTCGGCTTGATCTGGTCAGCAGCTTTGCTGATAAATACAAAGATGCAGATGTACTCTTGTTCAACACTGGCCACTGGTGGACTCATGACAAGACTTCCAAAGG GCAGGACTACTATCAAGAAGGTAGTCATGTGTATAGTGAGTTGAATGTTCTTGAGGCCTTTCACAGAGCTATAACAACGTGGGGTAGATGGATTGATGCCAATGTCGATCCAAGAAAGTCCCTCGTGTTCTTCAGAGGCTACTCAGCCTCTCATTTCAG TGGAGGGCAGTGGAATTCTGGGGGTCAATGTGACAATGAAACAGAGCCAATCAAGAATGATGCTTATCTTTCACCGTATCCAGACAAAATGAGCGTTCTAGAACGTGTTTTTAGAGGGATGAAAACCTCTGTAGGTTATATGAATGTGACGAAATTGACAGATTATCGGAAGGATGCGCATCCCTCGATATATAGGAAGCAGCAGTACACGGAGGAGGAGAAGCGGTCACCTCTGACTTTCCAGGACTGCAGCCATTGGTGCCTCCCGGGAGTGCCCGATGCCTGGAACGAGATCCTCTATGCGGAGCTCCTGGTGAAGCTGAACCAGAAGCAGCAACCTCAATCACACAAGAGAGCTTAG